From Salvia splendens isolate huo1 chromosome 16, SspV2, whole genome shotgun sequence, a single genomic window includes:
- the LOC121771624 gene encoding E3 SUMO-protein ligase SIZ1-like isoform X2, with amino-acid sequence MKVAGKFKLHAHMGCFDRGNEPAVKEVAMSYMFEELFFGENHHRCHAYFNRITSKMKNCGEDVAEIEVKPDGSWCVKAEQRVTARVLGSLACGIHLTELSVHPLRQKMDHKPVKPDVVASDSNAGL; translated from the exons ATGAAGGTAGCTGGAAAATTTAAACTCCATGCTCACATGGGCTGTTTTGATCGTGGAAATGAACCAGCGGTCAAGGAAG TGGCAATGTCCTATATGTTTGAAGAATTATTCTTTGGAGAAAATCATCATAGATGCCATGCCTATTTCAATCGGATCACATCTAAG ATGAAAAATTGTGGGGAAGATGTAGCAGAGATTGAGGTGAAGCCTGATGGCTCGTGGTGTGTTAAGGCAGAGCAGAGAGTGACCGCCAGGGTCTTGGGGAGCTTGGCCTGTGGCATTCACCTAACGGAACTCTCTGTGCATCCATTGAGACAGAAAATGGATCATAAACCAGTTAAACCTGATGTCGTCGCTTCAGATAGTAATGCTGGTCTTTGA
- the LOC121771624 gene encoding E3 SUMO-protein ligase SIZ1-like isoform X1 — MKVAGKFKLHAHMGCFDRGNEPAVKEVAMSYMFEELFFGENHHRCHAYFNRITSKVFSWIVMRSIFFLLNFPELQMKNCGEDVAEIEVKPDGSWCVKAEQRVTARVLGSLACGIHLTELSVHPLRQKMDHKPVKPDVVASDSNAGL; from the exons ATGAAGGTAGCTGGAAAATTTAAACTCCATGCTCACATGGGCTGTTTTGATCGTGGAAATGAACCAGCGGTCAAGGAAG TGGCAATGTCCTATATGTTTGAAGAATTATTCTTTGGAGAAAATCATCATAGATGCCATGCCTATTTCAATCGGATCACATCTAAGGTATTTTCATGGATTGTCATgaggtcaattttttttcttcttaactTTCCAGAATTACAGATGAAAAATTGTGGGGAAGATGTAGCAGAGATTGAGGTGAAGCCTGATGGCTCGTGGTGTGTTAAGGCAGAGCAGAGAGTGACCGCCAGGGTCTTGGGGAGCTTGGCCTGTGGCATTCACCTAACGGAACTCTCTGTGCATCCATTGAGACAGAAAATGGATCATAAACCAGTTAAACCTGATGTCGTCGCTTCAGATAGTAATGCTGGTCTTTGA